Proteins encoded in a region of the bacterium genome:
- a CDS encoding helix-turn-helix transcriptional regulator codes for MISEQEPVDFGEILRIARKRLSKNAAQMADELGVKASTVSRWETNKCIFPVEKFEAVSQAYVLDATEKGIISQFLRNPTNKLLSKSHPKVAGSERMSLGAKIFICWVELPKAERQKWLKVMQAYEASGVE; via the coding sequence ATGATCAGCGAACAAGAACCTGTTGATTTCGGCGAAATCTTAAGAATCGCGAGAAAGAGATTGAGCAAAAACGCTGCACAGATGGCTGATGAACTAGGTGTGAAGGCTTCGACGGTCTCGCGTTGGGAAACGAATAAGTGCATATTCCCCGTAGAGAAATTCGAAGCAGTTTCCCAAGCTTACGTCCTAGACGCCACTGAAAAAGGCATAATCTCTCAGTTCTTACGAAACCCAACAAACAAACTCCTTTCTAAAAGCCATCCAAAAGTCGCGGGTTCAGAAAGGATGTCATTGGGCGCCAAAATATTTATCTGCTGGGTTGAATTACCAAAAGCAGAAAGGCAAAAATGGCTCAAAGTCATGCAGGCTTATGAGGCATCAGGCGTCGAATAA
- a CDS encoding DUF3800 domain-containing protein has translation MPLLNKFDVYVDESGQDTLGNIFFVAIVVVSEKREELRELLRDIEKSSRKTKKWTKTTSDRRVQYINRILKEKKFLGKIYFSYYFNSREYVDLTILSTAKAILDFGDEEYLATVYVDGLSKNERQRFAAGLRKLRVKTKLTRGARDESEEFIRLADAIAGFVRDGTEKDKTMKPLFDKACGKGIIKEI, from the coding sequence ATGCCCCTTCTTAATAAATTCGATGTTTATGTGGACGAATCTGGACAAGATACGCTTGGCAACATATTTTTCGTTGCCATCGTCGTAGTTTCTGAAAAAAGAGAGGAATTGCGCGAATTACTTCGCGATATCGAAAAAAGTTCAAGAAAAACAAAAAAGTGGACAAAAACCACCAGTGACCGACGCGTTCAATACATCAACCGAATTCTTAAGGAAAAGAAGTTTTTGGGAAAAATATATTTCTCATATTATTTCAATTCGCGTGAATACGTAGATTTAACAATTCTCTCTACTGCAAAAGCAATTCTGGATTTTGGCGATGAAGAGTATCTTGCCACAGTTTATGTCGATGGTTTGAGCAAAAATGAAAGACAGCGGTTTGCAGCAGGTCTTCGAAAACTTCGAGTCAAAACAAAATTGACACGCGGCGCAAGAGACGAATCAGAGGAATTTATCCGTTTAGCGGACGCAATAGCGGGTTTTGTACGAGACGGAACAGAAAAAGACAAAACAATGAAACCGCTTTTTGACAAAGCGTGTGGCAAGGGAATTATTAAGGAAATTTAA
- a CDS encoding Trp family transcriptional regulator has translation MAKVKTQKFTAEEKEKFVKNLGATILKYDKPDKMEKFLRDFLTPSEIIMLARRIQIADGLIKGKGYRELHEKYGIGMSTVQLVDKWLRVTVEDYKYAPPGKRDKKQKKTRGYSRRSGIQLFLSYSTGPNPYFIWQS, from the coding sequence ATGGCAAAAGTAAAAACGCAAAAATTTACAGCGGAAGAAAAAGAAAAGTTTGTGAAAAATCTTGGTGCGACAATTCTGAAATATGATAAACCAGATAAAATGGAAAAGTTTTTGCGTGATTTTCTTACGCCAAGTGAAATTATTATGTTGGCAAGAAGAATCCAAATTGCCGATGGCCTTATAAAAGGAAAAGGGTACCGCGAATTGCACGAAAAATACGGGATTGGAATGAGTACAGTTCAGCTGGTTGATAAGTGGTTGAGGGTGACAGTTGAAGATTACAAATACGCGCCACCTGGAAAACGCGACAAGAAGCAGAAGAAAACACGTGGCTATTCAAGACGTAGCGGTATCCAGCTTTTTCTTTCTTATTCAACTGGTCCCAATCCGTATTTTATTTGGCAAAGCTAA
- the ruvA gene encoding Holliday junction branch migration protein RuvA: MIYFFKSVTDPGVRGRSLICSRIPISSIIIHNHLMIASLTGTIEHVSMDSVVMQVNGIGYRVYTLASVLSVLKVGEKITMKTYLSVRENDLSLYGFQNPRELAFFKLLLQAPGIGPKTALNVMAIATVDTLIRAVASGDVTLLTKVSGIGKKTAERIVVELKTKLEKEHPELSGKGPSVHSDVISALSSLGYSPIQAREVVRQLPEELKDAEAGIRAALKILGSNKK; encoded by the coding sequence ATGATTTATTTTTTTAAATCAGTGACCGACCCCGGCGTGCGGGGACGGTCCCTGATTTGTTCGCGTATTCCTATTTCATCAATCATCATTCATAATCACCTTATGATCGCCTCTCTCACTGGCACAATTGAACACGTATCAATGGACTCTGTTGTTATGCAGGTGAATGGGATTGGTTATCGTGTTTATACTCTGGCTTCGGTTTTGAGTGTGCTGAAGGTTGGCGAGAAAATTACGATGAAAACATATTTAAGTGTACGGGAAAATGATTTATCGCTTTATGGGTTTCAGAATCCGCGTGAGCTGGCTTTCTTTAAATTGCTTTTGCAGGCGCCGGGGATTGGGCCCAAGACCGCCTTGAACGTGATGGCAATTGCAACGGTCGATACTTTGATTCGCGCTGTCGCTTCCGGTGATGTGACGCTTCTGACAAAAGTTTCCGGAATCGGCAAAAAAACGGCGGAAAGAATTGTGGTTGAATTAAAAACAAAACTGGAAAAAGAACATCCGGAACTTTCAGGGAAGGGGCCGAGTGTTCACTCGGATGTTATATCGGCGCTTTCAAGTTTGGGCTACAGCCCAATTCAGGCGCGGGAAGTGGTGCGGCAGTTGCCGGAAGAATTGAAGGATGCGGAAGCGGGCATTAGAGCGGCGTTGAAGATTTTGGGAAGCAATAAGAAATGA